DNA sequence from the Oncorhynchus keta strain PuntledgeMale-10-30-2019 chromosome 1, Oket_V2, whole genome shotgun sequence genome:
GCAGTGTTACATGGTAATAATAGTAAATCATGTTCTCTGTTCCTGCTCTTCCAGTTCCCCCACCTGGTCTACGGTGCTGTGGCCTCCTCCGCTCCTGTCAAAGCCAAACTGGACTATTCCGCCTTCAACAAAGTAAAGATCTCATCATTAGTACTActtgtagtagtagtattggtaccagtagtaataatagtaatagtagtagtagtagacatacTAGTAACTGTTAATAGCATGGTAGATGTGATGTTCAGCTGTACAGACAAACGGTGGAAACAAACCGTGGTGTTGCTCTCTTCTAGGTGGTGGGTCTAAGTCTTGCAGACGAGGACGTTGGAGGTTCAGATAAGGTTTGAGAACATTTACAGTAGATGTGGGCGCTTGAAATCATGTGTTGGAGTGTCTGACTGTATGAGTCTTCTGCTTTGTGatttgactctctctgtctccttgttactgtctctctctctccgctgtctctccacccccctctttctcgctctctccttcagTGTGTTGGGGATATCTGGGAGGCCTTTGCTGCCGTGGAGGCCGCCCTGTTTGCGGGGAACGCCACTGAGGTTGGGAAGGACTTTGGGTGCTGTGAGACTCCTGAGGATCTGGAGGACCAGATTGAGCTGATGCAGAGCCTGGCTGACATCGTCATGGGAACTGTGGCGTACAACGAGGAGGGGGGCATCCTGACTATTGAGGAGCTCTGTGACATCATGACCAATGAGACAGAGACCTTCGATTCGGAGACTGAGGCCTACGACCGGCTGATCAAACTggtgcaggtacacacacacacacacacacacacacacacacacacacacacacacacacacacacacacacacacacacacacacacacacacacacacacacacacacacacacacacacacacacacacagccccacagTGACAATTCTTTGATTAACCAGCAGAGGGCTGTATTGAGCTACAGTTGTGCATCCCCATGCCTTGACTGATGCAGAACAGTCAGAACACTGttactgtgtttgtgtgcatgcatatTTATGTGTGTGCATTTATTAGATAGACCGTGCCACTGGCGAGGAGCCCTGTCTGGATGCGTCCCACAAGCAGACCATCAAGGACTTGAGTGACACCAATCTGGACTCTGCCTacaatggagagagacagtggtacTACCAGACCTGCACCGAGTTCGGCTTCTGTGAGTAACACTCCACCACACAACACCGTCAGTCCTAGAGGAGAAACAGTGAGGTCTGAAATTATTCATGCCTTTTGATAAAGAGGAACAATAATGACcacataaaataaataattcagtaTATTGTATGCAACAAAAaaagggaaattatattattttatacaaaAACAATTGCTCAAGAGAAAGAGATTCTGTGTACCAAGTAAtgcattttttttctccagaaggTAGGGGTCTAAATGATTCACACCCCTAAAAATTCTTATAGATAAACTAGTCAAATGTTTAGTATTTGGTCGCATATCCCTAGCACGCAGTgcctacatcaagcttgtgactctacaaacttgttggatgtatTTTCAGTTTGTTCtggttgtttcagattattttgtgccctatagaaatgaatggtaaataatatcttgtgtcattttggagtcactttatTATAAATAAGCATAGATAATAAGAATATTTCTAAACACATCTACagtaatgtggatgctaccatgattaggGATAATTCTGAATGAATAATGATGATTGAGAACGTTacagagggtcaaagatcatacccccaagtcatgctaacctcccctgttattgggaGCATCCACATTACTgtagaagcatttcgctacactcgcattaacatctgctaaccatgtgtatgtgaccaataaaatatgatttaatatgggaccaaatactattagtgtaaaataatataatttccccatATTTTTTTGTAGCATATCTCAGTATTTGAATAATTTATTGCTCACCTTTATCAAGGATGTCAATCATTTTGAACCCCACTACATTTACCAAGCTCAACTCCTCTAGTATAACTGCTTCAGTCAGGGAGTTGACTGCTCACGCCACTGGAGGGTAAAGAAAAACAGGTCTAGAGTTCATTTCCCCCTAAAGCAGCACCTTCATAAGCCCAGTGCATTAACACCAGCTGTACAAAGCTCCCACTCTTTAGTACCGTATCACTCATTATATGATCAGTATTACTATATGCCCATAGCCACTCAGCTGTATCTCACATTACAGAAATAGAACTACCGATCATCATTCAATAGGAATTCATTGTATTTCTATGGCTTACCTCATCATTGTTTGGTTGTGACAGTCCAGACGTGTGAGGACGCCAGCTGTCCCTTCTCCCGCATGCTGACCCTGCAGGCTCAGACTGACCTGTGTCCTGAGGTGTTCAACATCCCCCAGCACAGTCTGCCCGGACACATCGCCTTCACCAACAAGTACTATGGAGGAGACCACCCCGACACCGACAGGGTGCTCTATGTCAACGGTGAGCAGAGACTTcacagatagatacagtagataggcgATGCCTAGTCAGCTGCACAACTGAATGAATTCAGCTGAAATGTGTATTCAGTATttaaacccaacccctctgaatcagagaggtgcggggggggggCATCAATGGAAAGGGATCAAAAACACCAAGCATATGGAAGCAACAATGAGCACaccctcctatagctcctcccaccaacctCCTCTGTGTGACAGTCAGTATATGACCTGTCCTTCTGGTCTGTGACCTGTGACCTCTGTCAGGTGACATTGACCCCTGGCACGAGCTCAGCGTCCTGGAAGAGGACTTGGACAAGGAGGACAAAGACATGACCATCCTCATCGAGGGCACCGCCCACTGTGCCGACATGAACCCAGATGGCGTCGCAGACCGCCCCGCCCTGAAACAGGCACGCAAGGTACGGCACAAGGCAGGCTAGACAACACTAAATTGATGTAACTGAGAGAGACACTGACTGTGAGCTTTGGCAGCACTTGAAGAAAATGTATGCTTCAGAACTGTACAGTGTGTCTCAATTGAACACTTTGGGCCGGTTTCCCAAAAACAAAAAAGCATGGTCAATGGTCAATAGCTTT
Encoded proteins:
- the LOC118396312 gene encoding thymus-specific serine protease produces the protein MAKWGRVLRKIKERVRKIQYEKAKKNVLMSAVNGHKPICEVRDGKIHQPLDHFDSQNDETFPQRFLVNEAYWERPHGPVFLFIGGEGPISEFDVLAGHHVDMAEEHGALLVALEHRFYGESINKDGLETENLGDLSSQQALADVAEFHQYISDRFDLSDKNTWISFGGSYAGALSAWLRGKFPHLVYGAVASSAPVKAKLDYSAFNKVVGLSLADEDVGGSDKCVGDIWEAFAAVEAALFAGNATEVGKDFGCCETPEDLEDQIELMQSLADIVMGTVAYNEEGGILTIEELCDIMTNETETFDSETEAYDRLIKLVQIDRATGEEPCLDASHKQTIKDLSDTNLDSAYNGERQWYYQTCTEFGFFQTCEDASCPFSRMLTLQAQTDLCPEVFNIPQHSLPGHIAFTNKYYGGDHPDTDRVLYVNGDIDPWHELSVLEEDLDKEDKDMTILIEGTAHCADMNPDGVADRPALKQARKAIERKVAKWLKEAAWKLVG